One window of Methanothermobacter thermautotrophicus genomic DNA carries:
- a CDS encoding UbiA family prenyltransferase → MSVHLYETGSLKNATFLRELFFALKNLLIHGGFLPALWGPSLLVASSVLLESHCSPLSCGVSFMLPLTVYAYDYLADLDVDSLTNSDRSEFNRRWGKWLLAAYAGALLALLLICMDPLIMALTAALFIMGIMYAGFFKGLTRYMTGFKNIYLGLIWSSWTTIPAMGGSHPAQALVFIFMFLKVYVNTAFSDYKDVESDSLKGLKTLPVVFGENSLMILQLINALGAAILSLGVLTGIIPCIGVVAVILSVYTALYLHLKPFMDIRTATLIADLEGPLHLLLAVGVIS, encoded by the coding sequence ATGTCAGTCCATCTATATGAAACCGGATCTCTGAAAAACGCGACATTTTTAAGGGAACTCTTTTTTGCCCTGAAAAACCTTTTAATCCATGGGGGGTTTCTCCCGGCGCTGTGGGGGCCATCACTCCTTGTGGCATCATCAGTTCTCCTTGAAAGCCACTGCAGCCCCCTAAGCTGCGGGGTATCCTTCATGCTGCCCCTTACAGTCTACGCCTATGACTACCTTGCTGACCTCGATGTGGACTCCCTGACGAACTCTGATAGGTCAGAATTCAATCGTAGATGGGGTAAATGGCTGCTGGCAGCCTATGCAGGAGCCCTTCTGGCGCTGCTACTGATCTGTATGGATCCGCTGATCATGGCCCTCACAGCTGCACTCTTCATTATGGGGATCATGTACGCAGGATTCTTCAAGGGTCTCACAAGGTACATGACAGGGTTCAAGAACATCTACCTGGGCCTTATATGGAGTTCATGGACAACCATACCTGCAATGGGCGGATCCCACCCTGCACAGGCCCTGGTCTTCATCTTCATGTTCCTCAAGGTGTATGTGAACACAGCCTTCAGCGACTACAAGGACGTTGAATCGGATTCCCTGAAGGGCCTCAAAACCCTCCCGGTAGTCTTCGGTGAGAACAGCCTGATGATCCTGCAGCTCATCAATGCACTTGGAGCTGCCATCCTCAGCCTTGGGGTTCTCACAGGGATCATCCCCTGCATAGGCGTGGTTGCGGTGATCCTCTCAGTGTACACCGCCCTTTACCTGCACCTGAAACCCTTCATGGATATAAGGACAGCGACCCTCATAGCGGACCTCGAGGGACCCCTTCACCTCCTGCTTGCCGTGGGGGTCATCTCCTGA
- the hemC gene encoding hydroxymethylbilane synthase has protein sequence MIAGTRGSRLALVQTNHVIEMLSEVCEEKIEKRIIKTKGDRIRDSQLYSMDSRGLFTRELDIAVLNEEVDLAVHSLKDVPSDLDPDLAIAAVPPRESPAEVLVSRLDWDELPPGSRIGTSSLRREAFCNHHQKNFKMEPLRGNIDTRIRKVMDGEVHATIMAEAGLKRLGLEEYIKRRFPLEYFTPAAGQGALAVVTRADSELRSSIERITHHPSRQEVTAEKTLLRELGAGCQCPLGVIGRATGNQLTLYAVLLTREGEMLRKVTAKGSLAEAEDIGKKAAKEMEDYI, from the coding sequence TTGATAGCTGGAACAAGGGGGAGTCGCCTGGCGCTTGTCCAGACGAACCATGTCATCGAGATGCTCAGTGAAGTCTGCGAAGAGAAAATCGAGAAGAGGATCATAAAGACAAAGGGCGACAGGATAAGGGATTCCCAGCTCTACAGCATGGACTCCAGGGGTCTATTCACAAGGGAACTCGACATCGCAGTCCTTAACGAGGAGGTGGACCTTGCAGTCCACAGCCTGAAGGATGTCCCCAGTGACCTGGACCCTGACCTTGCGATTGCAGCCGTGCCGCCCAGGGAATCACCTGCAGAGGTCCTTGTATCCCGCCTTGACTGGGACGAGCTCCCCCCCGGTTCCAGGATTGGAACCAGCAGTCTACGAAGGGAAGCATTCTGCAACCATCACCAAAAAAATTTTAAGATGGAGCCCCTAAGAGGAAACATAGATACAAGGATACGGAAGGTTATGGATGGAGAGGTCCATGCAACCATAATGGCCGAGGCAGGGCTGAAACGTCTTGGACTTGAAGAGTACATTAAAAGAAGGTTCCCACTGGAATACTTCACACCTGCCGCCGGTCAGGGAGCCCTCGCGGTTGTGACAAGGGCTGACAGTGAATTGAGGAGCTCCATAGAGAGGATAACCCACCATCCATCCCGGCAGGAGGTCACAGCTGAGAAGACACTCCTCAGGGAGCTCGGTGCAGGTTGCCAGTGCCCCCTCGGTGTCATAGGAAGGGCCACTGGAAACCAGCTGACCCTCTACGCTGTACTTCTAACCAGAGAAGGTGAGATGCTCAGGAAGGTAACCGCTAAGGGGTCTCTTGCTGAAGCAGAGGATATAGGTAAAAAAGCCGCCAAAGAAATGGAGGATTATATTTGA
- a CDS encoding Gfo/Idh/MocA family protein codes for MRQINVGVIGVGAMGYNHARVYYRLKNANLMAVSDIMKGTLQKVANKYDTVGYVDYENLLEIPEIEVVSVCVPTTHHYRVVMDALEHDKHVLVEKPIAFTLEEAEEMVKTARKRGLKLGTGHVERFNPAVQKARELIENDVIGDVVSASAKRVGPFPPRIKDVGVTIDLAIHDLDVMHYLFSEPVAEVYAVMGSILEKCEYEDHAEIMTKFKSGITGILEVNWLTPYKRRKLAITGTDGIINVDYIDQRLDVYGKFAQDVDIKHEEPLKNEIKSFLMSVINDEEPEITGEDGIYALRTVLAAMKSARDHRPVKVNGDI; via the coding sequence TTGAGACAGATAAATGTGGGTGTAATCGGCGTTGGAGCCATGGGTTACAACCATGCCAGAGTTTACTACAGACTTAAAAATGCAAATCTTATGGCTGTGTCAGACATCATGAAGGGAACGCTTCAGAAGGTCGCCAACAAGTATGACACCGTTGGATACGTGGACTATGAGAACCTCCTGGAGATACCCGAGATAGAGGTCGTCAGTGTATGCGTGCCAACCACCCACCATTACAGAGTGGTCATGGATGCCCTTGAACATGACAAGCACGTTCTCGTTGAGAAACCCATCGCATTCACCCTCGAGGAGGCAGAGGAGATGGTAAAGACGGCGCGCAAAAGGGGTCTGAAGCTGGGTACCGGCCATGTTGAAAGGTTCAACCCCGCCGTCCAGAAGGCCAGGGAACTCATTGAGAATGATGTGATAGGTGACGTGGTCTCTGCATCAGCAAAGAGGGTCGGACCGTTCCCTCCAAGGATAAAGGATGTTGGGGTAACCATCGACCTTGCCATACACGACCTCGATGTGATGCACTACCTCTTCAGTGAACCCGTTGCAGAGGTCTACGCTGTTATGGGGAGCATACTAGAGAAGTGTGAGTACGAGGACCATGCCGAGATAATGACAAAATTCAAAAGCGGAATCACCGGGATACTCGAGGTTAACTGGCTCACACCCTACAAGAGGAGGAAGCTGGCCATCACAGGGACTGATGGTATAATCAACGTTGACTATATAGACCAGAGACTGGATGTCTATGGTAAGTTCGCCCAGGACGTGGATATAAAACATGAGGAACCCCTGAAGAATGAGATCAAATCATTCCTCATGTCTGTTATAAATGATGAGGAGCCTGAAATAACAGGTGAGGATGGTATATACGCCCTCAGGACTGTGCTTGCAGCCATGAAGTCTGCGAGGGATCACAGGCCCGTGAAGGTTAATGGTGACATTTGA
- the prf1 gene encoding peptide chain release factor aRF-1: MSEPSSKELFEFKRILQELSDKRGRGTELVSVYIPPDRQISDVAKHMREELSQSANIKSKQTKKNVQSAIEVIMQRLKLFPKPPEKGLVMFVGMVPRGGPGTEKMETYVFEPPEPIKTYIYHCNSEFYLEPLREMLEEKETYGLAVLDRKEATIATLKGKRIDILKTLTSGVPGKHKAGGQSQRRFDRLIDLAAHEFLKRIGDHMNEAFLQIDDLKGIILGGPGHTKEEFLNGDYLHHELKKKVITTVDTSYTGEFGIREVIDKSMDVLSEIDVMREKKLVQRFLRELINEDGLASYGEREVRQHLQMGAVEILLLSEDLKYQRGTYECASCGHRMEKTGKDLPDTETCPSCNDQMRLSDRRDMIDDLVEMAEEVGTEVEIISTETEEGMQLLRAFGGIGAILRYRP; the protein is encoded by the coding sequence AGACAAGAGGGGCAGGGGGACGGAACTTGTATCGGTATACATACCCCCCGACCGACAGATCAGTGACGTTGCAAAGCATATGAGGGAGGAACTGAGTCAGAGTGCCAACATAAAGAGCAAACAGACGAAGAAGAACGTCCAGTCAGCCATTGAGGTGATAATGCAGAGGCTCAAACTCTTCCCGAAACCACCCGAGAAGGGACTGGTCATGTTCGTTGGCATGGTGCCCAGGGGAGGCCCTGGCACAGAGAAGATGGAGACCTACGTATTCGAGCCCCCGGAACCCATCAAGACATACATATACCACTGCAACTCCGAGTTCTACCTTGAACCGCTGAGGGAGATGCTTGAGGAGAAGGAAACCTATGGTCTGGCTGTCCTTGACAGGAAGGAGGCCACCATCGCAACCCTGAAGGGTAAGAGGATAGACATACTCAAGACACTCACCAGTGGGGTTCCAGGTAAGCACAAGGCCGGTGGACAGTCCCAGAGGAGGTTCGACAGGCTCATAGACCTTGCCGCCCACGAGTTCCTCAAGAGGATAGGGGATCACATGAATGAGGCCTTCCTCCAGATAGATGACCTTAAGGGGATAATCCTCGGAGGACCGGGCCACACAAAGGAGGAGTTCCTCAACGGCGATTACCTTCACCATGAACTCAAGAAGAAGGTCATAACGACTGTGGACACATCCTACACAGGGGAATTCGGTATAAGGGAGGTCATAGACAAGTCAATGGATGTTTTAAGTGAAATAGATGTTATGAGGGAGAAGAAGCTTGTCCAGAGGTTCCTCAGGGAACTCATCAATGAGGATGGTCTCGCCTCCTACGGTGAAAGGGAGGTTAGACAGCACCTCCAGATGGGTGCAGTTGAGATTCTTCTCCTGTCAGAGGACCTTAAGTACCAGAGGGGGACCTATGAGTGCGCATCCTGCGGACACAGGATGGAGAAGACCGGTAAGGACCTCCCTGATACTGAAACCTGTCCCAGCTGCAACGATCAGATGAGGCTCTCAGATAGGCGAGACATGATCGACGACCTCGTTGAGATGGCCGAGGAGGTGGGGACTGAGGTTGAAATCATATCAACCGAGACCGAGGAGGGAATGCAGCTTCTGCGGGCCTTTGGAGGTATAGGGGCGATACTGAGGTACCGCCCCTGA
- a CDS encoding orotate phosphoribosyltransferase-like protein, with protein MENELIRKAQELRSRGFTTGEIADELNVSKDTARWLTLQTTTSVSSKEAPVDFAINWESLGGSSSRMRYVSAAMADMALKYGVADVVLGIAISGVPFATLMADVMGAETGLETSLAVFHPVKHRKDEGAEGAISSNFAKVKGKRVVVVDDVITSGRTIAEVVEVLKNQGAKPIAVTVLIDKKGISEVDGVPVESLIRVRRLG; from the coding sequence ATGGAAAATGAACTTATAAGGAAGGCCCAGGAGCTCAGGAGCAGAGGATTTACCACAGGGGAAATTGCAGATGAACTGAACGTGTCAAAGGACACTGCAAGGTGGCTTACACTTCAGACAACAACCTCTGTTTCCAGTAAGGAGGCCCCTGTGGATTTTGCAATCAACTGGGAGAGCCTGGGGGGCAGTTCATCCCGTATGAGGTATGTTTCAGCTGCCATGGCAGACATGGCCCTCAAGTATGGTGTTGCAGATGTTGTTCTTGGCATCGCCATAAGCGGTGTTCCCTTCGCAACGCTGATGGCCGATGTTATGGGTGCTGAAACTGGACTGGAAACCTCACTTGCAGTTTTTCACCCTGTAAAGCACAGGAAGGATGAGGGTGCAGAGGGAGCCATAAGCAGTAACTTTGCAAAGGTCAAGGGTAAGAGGGTCGTTGTTGTTGATGACGTCATAACAAGCGGCCGAACCATAGCTGAGGTGGTTGAGGTCCTCAAGAATCAGGGAGCGAAGCCCATAGCCGTCACGGTCCTAATAGACAAGAAGGGCATATCAGAGGTTGACGGTGTGCCTGTTGAGTCACTCATAAGGGTGAGGAGACTCGGCTGA